A window from Anaerobaca lacustris encodes these proteins:
- a CDS encoding right-handed parallel beta-helix repeat-containing protein — MFAVSKQIAGGIGPLMWSVLLLLGARTEGATANPLPSVHALVEAAERGAVIELPAGTFELDRPLVIDKPLSLAGRGKDRTVLRSTAGQTGAMLIVRNVSGVHLARFTLDGAGNAHVSQGIVLSNGSGHRLEELCIRDIPGSGDFGPHGIYASANVTDSVFARLEIRNIGCDSEWGAGIRIGKGGRGNTIEDNDLSGFGRGGILTTHGSTDTRILRNSVREFGFAGPGLGIEVWGSGRRVVIEDNSVDHWISVDGQEDVAIRRNAITGAADPARIGSYVLELVNSQRVVMTDNVASGGNQIGISVSNRARKDLAYWARNRMAGCQTWGAQIQGEEGGAHRMYFYRNVFEQTRKSERSLYPGAAGHGFRFNGNAFEMVLHANRMVGNRGAGIQLGGPNLDRLTFIENVVQDNDGPAVAGAFRGDHLLWRADDVSGNQGGDNALTSKGFDERSLPDLAIRISADPKTGKPVTFQLEGFDPARFSEVLWDLDHGIPRTGRTVEHTYDCPGRHRIAAIAWTTDGQATLAEATLTLTD; from the coding sequence TGCCGTCAGTCCACGCGCTCGTCGAGGCGGCCGAGAGGGGCGCCGTCATCGAACTGCCGGCCGGTACGTTCGAATTGGACCGCCCGCTCGTCATCGACAAGCCCCTGTCTCTGGCCGGCCGGGGCAAGGACAGGACGGTGCTGCGTTCGACTGCCGGCCAGACCGGCGCGATGCTGATCGTCCGGAACGTTTCGGGCGTTCACCTGGCTCGATTCACACTGGATGGAGCCGGTAATGCACACGTTTCGCAAGGGATCGTTCTGTCCAACGGCAGCGGTCACCGGCTGGAGGAGTTGTGCATTCGTGACATCCCCGGCTCCGGCGACTTCGGGCCTCACGGCATCTACGCCAGTGCCAACGTGACCGACAGCGTCTTCGCGCGCCTGGAAATCCGCAACATCGGCTGCGATTCGGAGTGGGGGGCGGGCATCCGCATCGGCAAGGGCGGACGCGGCAACACGATCGAGGACAACGACCTGAGCGGCTTCGGTCGGGGTGGCATTCTCACCACGCACGGAAGCACCGACACGCGCATCCTGCGGAACAGCGTGCGCGAGTTCGGCTTCGCCGGACCGGGGCTGGGCATTGAGGTCTGGGGCAGCGGCCGACGCGTCGTTATCGAGGACAACAGCGTCGATCACTGGATCAGTGTAGACGGCCAGGAAGACGTCGCCATTCGACGCAATGCGATCACCGGGGCTGCCGACCCAGCCCGCATCGGCAGCTACGTTCTCGAACTGGTCAACAGCCAACGTGTTGTCATGACCGACAACGTCGCCTCCGGCGGCAACCAGATCGGCATCTCCGTCTCCAACCGCGCCCGCAAGGATCTCGCCTACTGGGCCCGCAACCGCATGGCCGGCTGCCAGACCTGGGGCGCCCAGATCCAGGGCGAAGAGGGCGGCGCGCATCGCATGTACTTCTATCGAAATGTCTTTGAGCAGACCCGCAAGTCCGAGCGGTCGCTGTACCCCGGCGCCGCCGGACATGGCTTTCGCTTCAATGGCAACGCGTTCGAGATGGTCCTGCACGCCAACCGCATGGTCGGCAACCGCGGCGCCGGCATCCAGTTGGGCGGGCCGAACCTCGACCGTCTGACCTTCATCGAGAACGTCGTCCAGGACAACGACGGACCCGCCGTAGCCGGTGCCTTTCGCGGCGACCACCTCCTCTGGCGGGCCGACGACGTCTCGGGCAACCAGGGCGGTGACAACGCGCTGACGAGCAAAGGCTTCGATGAGCGGTCCCTGCCCGATCTGGCGATCCGAATCTCCGCCGACCCGAAGACCGGCAAACCGGTGACGTTCCAACTGGAAGGCTTCGATCCGGCCCGCTTCAGCGAAGTCCTCTGGGACCTTGACCACGGCATCCCGCGCACCGGCCGCACCGTCGAGCACACCTACGACTGCCCCGGCCGACACCGAATCGCCGCCATCGCCTGGACCACCGACGGCCAAGCCACCCTCGCCGAAGCCACTCTCACCCTCACCGACTGA
- a CDS encoding GNAT family N-acetyltransferase: MEDVHVVDTNADNILEYGVCGYKNIKRAGFSEKIAWLKARWPEGMKIKTLFSDKDGAQGMIEYLPGEYCWRPVDAGGYVFVHCIFVGFKKAYKGKGYGSLLLQACLEEAKRRKMHGVAAVTRKGPFMAGKDIFAKHGFTVVDTAPPDFELVVTRFHKNAPVPTFKGDEAKRLSPYRQGLTIIRADQCPYSVKNVAEMAGTARTVFGLQPRIVTLGSCEEAQNSPCPFGTFCIVHDGKVIACHPISNTRFTNIMKGILR, from the coding sequence ATGGAAGACGTTCACGTAGTTGACACGAACGCAGACAACATCCTCGAATACGGGGTGTGCGGGTACAAGAACATCAAACGCGCGGGATTCTCGGAGAAGATCGCGTGGCTGAAGGCCCGTTGGCCCGAAGGGATGAAGATCAAGACCCTGTTTTCCGACAAGGACGGTGCGCAGGGCATGATCGAGTACCTTCCCGGGGAATACTGCTGGCGACCGGTAGATGCCGGCGGATACGTGTTCGTTCACTGCATCTTCGTTGGTTTCAAGAAGGCCTACAAAGGGAAAGGCTATGGTTCGCTTCTGCTCCAGGCGTGCCTGGAGGAGGCAAAGAGGCGGAAGATGCACGGCGTCGCGGCGGTGACCCGGAAAGGTCCGTTCATGGCGGGCAAGGACATTTTCGCCAAGCACGGCTTCACGGTGGTCGACACCGCGCCGCCTGACTTCGAGTTGGTCGTGACTCGTTTCCACAAGAATGCCCCTGTGCCGACGTTCAAGGGCGACGAAGCGAAGAGGCTGAGTCCTTACCGCCAGGGACTTACGATCATTCGCGCCGATCAGTGCCCGTATTCCGTGAAGAATGTCGCGGAGATGGCCGGGACGGCCAGGACGGTCTTCGGTCTTCAGCCCCGTATCGTTACGTTAGGCAGTTGCGAGGAAGCTCAGAACAGCCCGTGCCCTTTCGGAACCTTTTGCATCGTCCATGACGGCAAGGTGATCGCCTGTCACCCCATCAGCAATACTCGATTCACGAACATCATGAAGGGGATACTGCGGTAG
- a CDS encoding type II toxin-antitoxin system RelE/ParE family toxin gives MAELRWTEEAAIWLEDIYRYIAQDNPQAAHRVVTSIYEKVQMLRRFPRLGHAHRCEPEGEIRILLFGHYRIAYLIRTDGLIEILGVFHTALDIGRYL, from the coding sequence ATGGCAGAGCTGAGATGGACCGAAGAGGCCGCCATCTGGCTTGAGGACATTTACCGCTACATCGCGCAAGACAATCCGCAGGCGGCACACCGTGTCGTCACCTCCATTTACGAGAAGGTCCAGATGCTGCGCCGCTTCCCGCGTTTGGGCCATGCACATCGCTGTGAGCCGGAAGGTGAGATTCGGATTCTCCTTTTCGGGCACTACCGCATCGCCTACCTCATCCGCACCGACGGCCTGATCGAGATACTCGGCGTCTTCCACACCGCCCTCGATATCGGCCGCTATCTCTGA
- a CDS encoding asparagine--tRNA ligase, whose product MSDKSNVYVNQLKHHIGKEVTLRGWVYNSRASGKIQFVILRDGTGLCQCIVEKASVPEELFDRIKHLGQESSLSLTGVVRADERSVGGHELAVTDAQIIAPAEGYPITPKAHGVDFLMRHRHLHFRSQRQWCIGKVRHTVVDAIRRFFNDNGFTLIDTPIFTTVVGEDQTSLFEVDYFGSPLHLTQTGQLYLESAAMSFGRVYCFGPTFRAEKSKTRRHLTEFWMVEPEVAFIDLPGLLELAENFVSYIVSRVLEDNRSELETLEADIGLLEKIQPPFYRLTYSEAVEILKGPKTVEFMARDLADLQSEKARTEVRIAELEQQQGGQIKQWQKDKIAAELIDLRSALAETETKIENNPKHAQLAAEFAWGKDLGGSDETIISRMHDKPVFVTHYPREAKAFYMKTDRADERVVENFDMLAPAGFGEIIGGSVREDDYDRLLAKIHEQGLSPETYNWYLDLRRYGSVPHGGFGLGVERTLAWITGEKHIRQCIPFPRMMDKVYI is encoded by the coding sequence ATGAGCGACAAGTCCAACGTGTACGTCAACCAGTTGAAGCACCACATCGGCAAGGAAGTCACCCTGCGAGGCTGGGTGTACAACAGCCGGGCCAGCGGCAAGATTCAGTTCGTCATCCTGCGGGACGGCACCGGGCTGTGCCAGTGCATCGTCGAGAAGGCAAGCGTGCCGGAGGAGCTGTTCGACCGAATCAAGCACCTGGGCCAGGAGTCGTCGCTGAGCCTGACAGGAGTCGTCCGCGCCGACGAGCGCAGCGTCGGGGGCCACGAGCTGGCCGTGACCGACGCACAGATCATCGCCCCGGCCGAAGGTTATCCCATCACGCCCAAGGCCCACGGCGTCGATTTCCTCATGCGGCACCGCCACCTGCACTTCCGCTCGCAGCGACAGTGGTGCATCGGCAAGGTTCGCCACACCGTCGTCGATGCGATCCGCCGCTTCTTCAACGACAACGGCTTCACCCTGATCGATACGCCCATCTTCACCACGGTCGTCGGCGAGGACCAGACCTCGCTGTTCGAGGTGGACTACTTCGGCAGCCCGCTGCACCTGACGCAGACGGGCCAGCTCTACCTCGAATCGGCCGCGATGAGCTTTGGCCGCGTCTATTGCTTCGGGCCCACGTTCCGCGCGGAAAAGAGCAAGACCCGCCGGCACCTGACGGAGTTCTGGATGGTCGAGCCGGAAGTCGCCTTCATCGACCTGCCCGGCCTGCTGGAACTGGCCGAGAACTTCGTCTCCTATATCGTCAGCCGGGTGCTCGAGGACAACCGCAGCGAACTGGAAACGCTCGAAGCCGATATCGGCCTGCTCGAGAAGATCCAACCGCCCTTCTACCGCCTGACCTACAGCGAAGCCGTTGAGATCCTCAAAGGCCCGAAGACCGTGGAGTTCATGGCCCGCGACCTGGCCGACCTTCAGAGCGAGAAGGCCCGGACCGAGGTGCGGATCGCCGAACTGGAGCAGCAGCAAGGCGGGCAGATCAAGCAGTGGCAGAAGGACAAGATCGCCGCCGAGCTGATCGACCTGCGCAGTGCGCTGGCCGAGACCGAGACCAAGATCGAGAACAACCCCAAGCACGCGCAGCTCGCCGCCGAGTTCGCCTGGGGCAAGGACCTGGGCGGCTCCGACGAGACGATCATCTCGCGGATGCACGACAAGCCCGTCTTCGTGACGCACTACCCGCGCGAGGCCAAGGCGTTCTACATGAAGACCGACCGGGCCGACGAGCGGGTCGTGGAAAATTTCGACATGCTCGCTCCGGCCGGGTTCGGCGAGATCATCGGCGGCTCGGTGCGCGAAGACGACTACGACCGCCTGTTGGCGAAGATTCACGAGCAGGGACTGAGTCCCGAGACGTACAACTGGTACCTCGATCTGCGCAGGTACGGCTCGGTCCCCCACGGTGGATTCGGCCTCGGCGTCGAGCGGACCCTCGCCTGGATCACCGGCGAAAAGCACATCCGCCAGTGCATCCCCTTCCCCCGCATGATGGACAAAGTCTACATCTGA
- a CDS encoding carbon-nitrogen hydrolase, which produces MQAQDKFIAGLIQMATTPDPDDNLARAVELVELAARDGAAVICLPELFRSPYFCQKEDPALFDLAESIPGPSTEALGKIARSRQVTVIASLFERRAAGLYHNSVVVLDAQGEIAGIYRKMHIPDDPGYYEKFYFTPGDLGFKTFDTPVGRIGTLICWDQWYPEAARLTVLQGAEILFYPTAIGWHPHEKDTFGASQHDAWRTIQRSHAIANGVYVAAVNRIGLERTAKDAAGIEFWGGTFLCDPFGVVIAEADAGSEQVVMAEVDRARIEDVRRNWPFLRDRRIDAYGRITERFSDEP; this is translated from the coding sequence ATGCAAGCACAGGACAAATTCATCGCAGGTCTGATCCAGATGGCGACGACGCCCGATCCCGACGACAACCTCGCCCGAGCCGTCGAACTGGTCGAGTTGGCGGCGCGCGACGGCGCGGCGGTCATCTGTCTGCCGGAGCTGTTCCGCTCGCCCTATTTCTGCCAGAAGGAGGACCCGGCCCTGTTCGATCTGGCCGAATCGATCCCCGGCCCATCGACCGAGGCGCTGGGCAAGATCGCCCGGTCGCGGCAGGTCACCGTGATCGCGTCGCTGTTCGAGCGGCGTGCGGCGGGGCTGTATCACAACAGCGTCGTGGTGCTCGATGCCCAGGGCGAGATTGCGGGGATCTATCGCAAGATGCATATCCCCGACGACCCAGGCTATTACGAGAAGTTCTACTTCACGCCGGGGGACCTCGGGTTCAAGACATTCGACACGCCGGTGGGGAGGATCGGGACGCTGATCTGCTGGGACCAATGGTATCCGGAGGCCGCCCGGCTCACCGTGCTGCAGGGGGCCGAGATCCTGTTCTATCCCACAGCCATCGGCTGGCATCCGCACGAAAAAGACACGTTCGGAGCCTCGCAGCACGACGCGTGGCGCACGATCCAGCGGTCCCACGCTATCGCCAATGGTGTGTATGTCGCTGCCGTCAATCGCATCGGGCTGGAGAGAACGGCCAAGGACGCGGCCGGCATCGAGTTCTGGGGCGGCACGTTCCTCTGCGACCCGTTCGGCGTGGTGATTGCCGAAGCCGATGCGGGCAGCGAGCAGGTGGTGATGGCGGAGGTGGACCGGGCCCGGATCGAAGACGTGCGGCGGAACTGGCCGTTCCTGCGCGATCGGCGGATCGACGCCTACGGCCGCATCACCGAGAGGTTCAGCGACGAGCCATGA
- a CDS encoding agmatine deiminase family protein, whose product MTHESNTPAASGFHMPAEWDEHEATWLGWPHNRTDWPGKIAPIHWVYGEIVRKIAPGEIVRILVNSERHETQVRRILKRVGVDSGRVELFHFPTNRGWTRDFGPIFVRRNEPREVAIARFRFNAWAKYPDWDLDCHIAERVAETMGRRIFHVRHGGEDVVLEGGAIDVNGCGTLLTTEECLLDDKVQVRNPKLGRGDIEQVCRDYLGAGHVLWLARGIVGDDTHGHVDDLCRFVSPGTVVLCEEKNAGDENHWILEENRERLEGFRLQDGSRIDVVRLPMPEPLYLDGQRLPASYANFYIANSAVLVPTFNDPNDRIALGILADLFRDRPVVGIHAVDLVWGLGTLHCLTQQEPAA is encoded by the coding sequence ATGACGCACGAGAGCAACACGCCGGCCGCAAGCGGGTTCCACATGCCCGCCGAATGGGACGAGCACGAGGCGACCTGGCTCGGCTGGCCGCACAATCGCACCGACTGGCCCGGCAAGATCGCCCCGATCCACTGGGTCTACGGGGAGATCGTTCGCAAGATCGCTCCCGGCGAGATCGTCCGCATCCTCGTCAACTCCGAGCGGCACGAGACGCAGGTCCGCCGGATTCTCAAGCGAGTGGGCGTGGACTCCGGTCGCGTCGAGCTCTTCCACTTCCCGACCAATCGCGGCTGGACGCGCGACTTCGGCCCGATCTTCGTTCGTCGCAATGAGCCAAGGGAAGTCGCGATTGCGAGATTTCGTTTCAACGCGTGGGCGAAGTACCCGGATTGGGACCTCGACTGCCATATTGCCGAGCGGGTCGCTGAGACGATGGGCCGGCGGATCTTCCACGTCCGCCACGGCGGCGAGGACGTCGTTCTCGAAGGCGGGGCGATCGACGTCAACGGCTGCGGCACGCTGCTGACCACCGAGGAGTGCCTGCTCGACGACAAGGTGCAGGTCCGCAACCCGAAGCTGGGCCGGGGCGACATCGAGCAGGTCTGCCGGGACTATCTCGGCGCCGGCCATGTGCTCTGGCTGGCGCGCGGAATCGTGGGCGACGACACGCACGGGCATGTGGACGATTTGTGCCGGTTCGTCTCGCCCGGAACGGTGGTGCTGTGTGAGGAAAAGAACGCGGGCGATGAGAACCATTGGATTCTCGAAGAGAACCGCGAGCGTCTGGAGGGTTTTCGGCTCCAGGACGGCTCGCGAATCGACGTGGTTCGCCTGCCGATGCCCGAGCCGCTCTATCTGGATGGCCAACGTCTGCCCGCCAGCTACGCGAATTTCTACATCGCCAACAGCGCCGTCCTGGTGCCGACATTCAACGACCCGAACGACCGCATCGCCCTGGGCATTCTCGCCGACCTCTTTCGCGATCGCCCGGTGGTGGGCATCCATGCCGTCGATCTGGTCTGGGGCCTGGGCACACTCCACTGCCTGACCCAGCAGGAACCCGCCGCCTGA